The window AAAATCTCCATTATCGACATGCCATAGCTTTTTCACTGCAATCAGCTGACCCGTTTGAATCTCAACACGGTAAACCACACCAGAGTAGCCTTTTCCAATGATGTTGGAATCTGACAACCGTGTAACAACATCATCGATGGAGAAGTTCAGCTTCTGAAAAGGGGTGAACTCCCAGTCCGATTCATTGTATTCTTCCTCATCTCTCCTGACCTCTGCTCTATGAGTTCGGATAACCATTAAGACTCCAAAGATTATGATAACAACAACTGCCATAGTACTGAGCAGAACACGAAGAAGTAAATTTCTGGTGTAGAGGTTCTTTTTAGCTTTGCATTCATTTCCATTGATGCAGAGATCTTCATTACCGCAAAGAAAGGTGGTGGGGAGCTCTCTGAAAAACTTTGTATCGGGAAGATGGCCGGAGAGTTTATTGTACGAGAGATCCAAGGAAACAAGATTTTCAAGCGTACCCAATACCCTTAGACTTCCTGTCAACATGTTGTGAGAGAGATCTAAGCTTGCAAGCCTTGaaagatttgaaaattcttctggAATTGGGCCCGACAGAGAATTCCAACTCAAATTCAATAGGATATCTAATCCCTGCAAGCTACCTAGTTCATTTGGGATTGAACCTGTGATTCTGTTGATGCTCATATCCAACAACTGTAGATCCTTACAGAGACCCAAGGACTTTGGTATTGAACCAGTAATGCAGTTTCCACATAAAACTAGTTTATTCAACAAAGTAAGGTTTCCCATGTTCTCTGGAATGGATCCTGATATTCTATTCATTGAAAGATCTAAAATGTTGAGATTTCTAAGAGATTCAATAGAAGTGGGAATCATGCCTTCAAGTTTATTTTCATGCAAATCAACCATTTCTAGCTGAGTGCAGTTTCCAATTTCCGGAGGAATTTCTCCAGAGAATTgattctctgacaactcaagaAAACTCAAATGACTTAAAAGGCCAATGGCGGCTGGAATTTGACCTGAAAATTGGTTTGATCCCAGGCGTACACGGATTAGGCTGGTGCAGCTGCCTATTGTTGCTGGGATCTCACCAGACAATTCATTGGATATCATCAAAATCTGTGTTAAATTCTTCAGATTGAATAAAGACATTGGAACTGGTCCAGATAGGAAATTATGGGAAAGATCTAACGCTTGAAGTTTCTCACAACTGCCTAATTCAAATGGAATGTTTCCCTTGAGCTGATTCTGCCATGCATAAAACAGAGACAATTCCTTCAGCTGCCCAATTTCAGCTGGAATCTCACCGGAGAACCTGTTGTTATCCAATTCAAGTTGTTTCATGTTGGAGAAGTTGCCAATAAATGGAGGTATGTTACCAGAAATGTTGTTATCAGACAGCAAGAGCCCCTCTAATGCAACCAAACTAGAAAGTGGAGGAAGTTCACCATTGAGTGAATTCAAAGAGAGGTCGATAACTGTCAAATATGAACAGTTTGCAAGAGCTACTGGTATATTCCCATTTAGATTGTTTGCCCATAACAAGATccttttcaaaaatttcaacTGGCCTAATTCGGCAGGAATCTGACCAACTAATTGGTTTTCATATAAAAACAGATTTTCTAAAGCTGAGCAGTTGTCAATTTCTGGTGGGATCTCACCGGAGAGGTTTGCTGTGTAGACTGAAAGAGTTCTGAGATTCTTCAGTTCTCCTATACCATATGGAATCTGCCCAGAAACCCCAGTATCTGCAAGTCCAAGAAACATTAGGCCTTTACAGTTTGAAATCTCCGTTGGAATTTCTCCATAAATTCCATGATTCCCACCTGCCCGAAGGATTTCCAGACCTGATAAATGGCATAATTCTGCTGGAATTCGTCCTGTGAGCCGGTTGTCAAAGAGTTCAAGTTGCTGAAGTTTTGAACAGTTGCCAATTTCAGGGGGAATCTCACTTTCAAATGAATTGGAATTCAATGATAACAGTTGTAGTTTGGACAATTTTCCAATATCAGAAGGGATTTTTCCATTGAAAGTATTGAAGCTGAGATCAAGAGTGGTCAGCAAAGATAGATTTGCAATTGATGCTGGGATTTCTCCAGTGAGATTTCCATTTGAGAGGACAAGGGTGGTGAGGGAGTTAAAGGAAAGGAGCTCAGTGGGGAATCTGGTAGGGAGGTTGACAGACTTGATTGCGATTTCTACTACAAAACCTTCTGTGGAACATTTAATATAAGCCCACTTGCATGGATCTTGGTGGGTTGagttccaagaagaaaagaaagaagaagaggaggaggaattGAAGGTTGAGAGCCATGAAAGGAGGGACAGACCTTCATGGTTTAAAGCAGAGATGGGAAGATAGGCAGCAATGTTTAGAACAAAGAATAATGAATAGACTAGATTTCTGAACATAATGGGGTTGGTATTATGGTAGTACGTACTGTTAGTAGTTATGGCAAAACCAGTCCCTCACTTCTAATTTTTGGATGTTTTCTCTAACATGAGCAATGGGATGTGAAGTAGTTATAGCAAAATCAGTCCCTCAAAGTCGTTCAGAATGTTTTCATCTGCATGGGTAATAAGTTATCGAATAGAACTTGGTTTCCTCTAGAATTACAGAACATATCTGGTTTAAGTGGGGCTCAAATAAATAGGTTGAATTTTAGGTGCAGGAGAGACAGATTCATTTAtagttttttccctttttctttttcatttttttgtccaACTTCATTTATTGCTCTAATGCAGAGAATTACTGAGTACTGAATGATACTGATGAAGAGACTTAAGATTGCAGTTGAAATTCATGTTGGTGAGGAAAAGGCTGTGTTCTTTGAAGTTATTTTATAAATATGCTGATAATGCACTTGGGTTGTCTGttgttcttgttttgtttgtgtAGCATGAGAACCACATACACTGGTATTCTGGATGTAGTATTGCAGGAAATGTGGTGCATTATTTTCAGATTGGATTAACTTTCTGATCATATCATCCTACTCACATCTGATGTGGGATCATTGGTTTTGTGTGAAACCCAAACGATCTTTCCATCTACGCGGGAGCATACGTGGGAACTGAGATAGGACTTGGGTAGAACTTATCCTTAAAAGTTACCAATTAAGGAGAGGGTTCCGAAGTTCTTATAAACCTTCACATGGGGCTACTCACATCCGATTTGGGATCGCTTCTTTCATGTGGAACCCTAACACTTTCATCCAATGAATTACATTGTCTTGAAAGGTCCTAGGTAATGATCTGATAAAAGTTaatgatttggttttgatcaaccCTATTGATTGATTTCTAGGGGTTTTGATCCCCTAGAAACTGATAAATAATTGGATGAAGACAGTAAACTGTGATCCTCAATGTTATTGAAAATATGGTCTTTACTGGTAATATTTGGTTGGCACGGTGTGACAGATCTATCATACTTGTAGGGGCATGGGACCTAGTTAATTTGCAGATATCCTCACTTAATTGGGTTATGAAATGGGTCCAATCTGTGACATTCTTGTGGATGGTGGAAATTCCATAATCCTGACTTTGAGAGGGACAACTGAAAAGATTTAGATGTAAAGATATTGCAGTACATGTGCAcatgttgggacttgggacccCTTCTGAACTGGTTATTCCGGTGAGATTTAATTTCTAATCTATATATCAACCTAATTAGAGGAAAATAACCATTCACATTCTTTGTGTTATTCATACAAACCAAAACAATGCTCCAGTAAGGATGAAATCTGCAAAGATGCATGTTTGAGGGGATCATCTAATCAGGTCAATTTCATGTAATTCTCCTGTACTTTGGGTTGTAAAAACAAAAgacatcaatcaatcaatcaaaacgGTGGGCTTCAGATTATAGACCATTTAAACCCCATAATCAGAAGAGCAGGTGGTGTCAAAGCTCTTCATGAAGTTTCCAAGTGATTGGTAGTGAAAATTCCAATGCATTATGAGAGGACAAATTAAATGGCACCACAGAAAATAAATCCTTTTCTTATATGTAATTCTGGTTAGAGAAAGCCTCAAAATCCTTTTCTTATGAAAAGTTGCTTTTTATTATGGGGTAGACAACTACAAGTGCTCTTTCTGTTCATGTAAATACAGTGGAGATTTTGATGGATTTAATAATTTGTACCCAATATGGCTGGGCCATTCCTCATCTGTGATTCAGTAAGCCCTTGTCCTTCCTCATGCATGAACCTGCCAGCCAATCCAAAGCCAAGATTCATATTCTTCTTAAATGATAACTTATGCTTTTTTGCTGTGGAAATTAGGTGGCATGAAGGTTAGTGTTTGTACTTTGTCCAAACTATATACTCCTTGCCTCTTCACTGCTTTGCTGCCTTATTTCTTAGGTCTTAATCCATGAGGAGCTGTGATGCAACCAATGTAAGTGCTGGAGAAAGCATACAATTGCAGTGGAACCCATAATGTTTGCCCACTGTCAtgttcttcttatcctttaggggtcccaactcccaacctTGATGATGCGATTAGATAATTGTGTGAACAGAAACGGTGAGGAAGGAGATGACCCTTACCAAGAGAACTCTTGTCAACTCATATACAGGATCTCATAGTTTTGCTCAAGTGAGAGCTGAGTAGTGGATTGAGGTGGAAAAGCTAGAGAGATACCCAGctaagaagaaaataaacagaaagattgaagaaaatgaaatgacAACTCAAAATCTGAGAGCTCAAAAGAGATTAGATGTCAAGTCCCTTAGATTGGGATGTCTAGCAGAAGATCTATAATAAGTGGTAGAATGGAATGAGCAGGTGATGGAAGGTAGGTCATGCAAGGCCCGCAAATGGTGGTGGTCCCAGGAGATTCTGCATAAAGTTCATTTGGATTGTTGTGTCGATACAACCTGTTCATGATTCTTCTATGAAAAAAGCATAAAAaacatctctctttctcactctGAAATTAAGAAAAAGTGGGAGGGATCTATACATACTAGCACCACCCACACCAAGCCAATGGGTGCACAGGAAGGAGTATATCTAGATTCGTATGCAAGTGGGCCCACATGGTCTGGGAGGGAAGGAAGCGTgtcagagagtttcagggaagAGAGATGATGTGTATTATTGGTTGGCAATGTGAaatgatggaaaagaaaatttttcctGAAAACTACTTACCAATAAGTATTTTTACTGTTTGGTTTAACGTTGAACATAAAATACAAACAAGCGCACTCTAAAGTtaggaaaattttcatgtaaaattAGAGCGTTGAAGTCTTTAGCCGGGCAGATTTGATGAGATAGTAAAACAATTAAATAACACTTACCAATGAGATCCTATCAATTAGTATTACAGCGAAGAAATGATAAACATGAAAATTTTATGTTGAAATCGCAAAATATTGTGATTCAAAAAGTTTTTGCTGTAAATTAGATAAGAAGCcagtgagaaagagagagagagggagagaggccctCTTAGATGCACTATTGGACTGGGGATTTGCAGGGTTGCCTTTCTTTGGTCATCAATAGCAACAGCTAGCCCGTCATTTTCGTGTGAAGGATTGTTGTTGCCCTTCACCACTCACTAGTTAATGTGTGCACGAAGTTGCCTCTCGTCTAAAGTCTTGAAGACCTCATTCTCTAATGATTGGTGACTTATGTGAAGTGAAAGGAACCATGAACCGGGACCTAGGGAGGGTTTCTTCTAGAAGAAATCCTCCCTATTAAGCTACCGGCCAGCAAAactgattcccccccccccccccgcaacCCCAATAGACATAAGCAGCAATTGATCACCTTTGAGTGGCACTACACTGAGCAGCAATTGGTCGGTTTCGATCAGGCTGAATCAGTTTTGCTGGCTGGTAGCTTAATCGGTTCTAATCATTCTTACcttttaggttttggtttttcttatGTCTTGAAcagaatggaatttttttaccaaaactTTGTTGGTTTCAATTCGGTTTCAGTTTCGATTGATCCGATTAAGATCATTTatagcattttcataaaaacctaaaacctaaaccaaactgAAAGATTCGGTTCGAGTTTCCAAAACCGACTGGTTTGGGCTGGAAAGTAACACCCCTATGTGCAATTATGCATGTTTGGCTTAGCTTATCGAGCTTCTGTTTTTAGAACCAGAGCTGGGCTTTTGGATACAATCAAAAGTGTGATCAATAACATTCTGTGCATTGGAATCTTTACTGCCTCCAAGTCCAGCCCCACAAGTTCATAAGCTCTATGCCCAGCTTCTTGGCTTTTGGGTTCCAGAAGCAGAAGTTTGATAAGCTGTCTCAAACATGCCCAGTGATTAAACTTGATGAACTCATAGATCAGTGGCTTAAAGCTATACTATAACCGGCCAGAATAGAACTCGGGCCTTTGGAGAATGAACTTCGAATGTGTTAGGCTATCCATATGGGCTTTGTCGCTTATGGGCTATATATGTAATGGCAATTTGTAATGTTCTGCATCTTTATGTTAATACctagaatttagctcgtctccagggagcccagcacgcccagggtgcatcgagatgtgtgcggcacagctcaacagTTGGATACCCCCTGGGCgctaggctccctggagacgatcctaatACTTTTTAGTCTTAGAATCTTACTAGGggaaaatttttaattaaatcaattttttaaGAAGTTTGAAGTGCTTGTAGCTTATTAGACAAAACAACATATATAttaggattaagttttcctttacTTTCTCTTCACCCATTATTTGTGATGTGATGCTAAGATCGGACTCTGAGTTCAGCATTAATTAACTACTGCCTCTTATTGTAAAGAGTATCCTGTGCATGATGCTCCCGCTCTGGGAGAggcaaatgtatgcagtctTAACTTCAGACTCGTGGAGGGGTCGTTTCCATATTTTGAATCTGCAACCTGATAGTGGCAAATGTGTAACTTAACCGTTATGCCAGGGCTAAGTTGAAAATACCTTTTTCCGGGTCCAATCAGAGGGTTAGATCCAATCCAtggttgaagagattctcttttcaccatagcCTCCCTCCCCTCCTTTCAAGTAAATGCATGGAAAAGAATAAGCAAGTTGTTTTGCCCCTAGCTAATCGTAGACCATCTGGATATCAATAGCTGTATAAGGGATTACGTGGCAAATTGCTAACCTTATAAGTACCTTTGTATTATTGCATTCAAAACCCCGCATAGGGTTGAAGCCTGAGGGTGGGATAGTGACTGAAAATCCCATTCTTTAAAAAAGTACTACTTAAAATTGAGGAGTTTATGTAAGAAATCCAAAAGatatcaaaaaacaaagaaaaaagactaATCCAATTACACAGGTCACCCGTTACTTCTTTACTGGTGATGTCATCATGTAATTAAACTCATTTGTCATTATCAACTCCCATACCCAATTACACAGGTCCTAATTATTATTCCCATTTCAATCCAATTAAGGGTTTCAATTTAGAATCGAGATCGAATCAAAAcaaatcaatttgattttggtttcaaaattctgaagTCTTTCTAGGGTTGGTTCGACTTTGAAATCTTCAGTTCCAACCAAAATAAATTATCCATTAATTATCCTAATATGCAAAGCTATAATCCGTTCATTCTAAGCTAAATCTATGTTTTTCTTATTCTCctaagttgtgtttggtatatattcttggaatgcataataaaaataaggaagaaagaacGATAACCGGTtctgtgtgtgggtgtgtacCTGTGCCCAAACATAGCCTAGGGCGAAAAGACCACGCCACATCCCCTGGAAAGGTGAAAAGGTTCAGGGATGCAGCGGTCTATTTGCACTGAACTGTCTGGATGCAGATACACGCCCACACAGTACCGGTTAtcattcttttttcctaaaaataGAATAGAAAGTAAGAATGCATTAGTGGACCCCACACCTCCATTCTCTTCCGCAAGAATTAAACCCCAAAAGAGCCAAACCAACCACTCCAATCCATGAACCCAACGTTGGTGTTCTCTTTTAGGGATGGGGAGTAATATCATGAGAATGATTCCAACCGTGTGATGAGTCGCTTTCAATATACCATTTAGGATTTATAGGaggaatcatttttttttcttctagatggtgaagaattaagggaaaaagaactttgtgtgggagtgtggcctatgtcagcactcccattagtctatctctctccttatatgaaaagacatttctattcttttgaggaggagagagatagacacataggagtgctggcgtagagcAAACTCCCAAGCAAAAAATTGCTTCCCATATATAAATGGACCAAGATACTCTACAGTATCGACGGGGCGACgatgcacatccgacggcacagcagaggtcAGTTGGCCCACATGACACAATGGCCTTTGCTGTCCCGCCGAATGTGGACTGCTGgtactgtagaggattttaatactaTATAAATAGGACATGTAAAAGTAAGAAGGCaagtagttttctgttcgggagtgtggcctacgccaacactcccatgtgtctatctctctcctcctcaaaataagggggtagaggtatcttttcaaatggagaggagatagactcatgggagtgctggcataagccacactcccagacagagaacattctcccaagaAAGAATTAATAACGTCCACCTTGTGCCGTGTCATGAGCTCTCTAAGTAGTAGTGAGTCTCTACAATGGAATGGAATGGATGGATTGAGGGGATCTGGAAAAATCCAAATCACACGTTTCATATTTAAAGTGGTCCCAattcccaaaataaaaagaggaccatctgatctgatctgatctCGAGGATTCAGCATCGATCGCGTGTTCAATTACGTACGCAAACCGCAAACAACCCATGTGATATGTGATTAGTTGATGTCTTGATCCATttaattttgttgttgttgagaaTTGAGATTACCGTCTGATTTACATTTTTATTAGATGTCGTCGACCTTCTCAGTTCTAGAGTTCTAGGGTTCACTAGTAGTCTAGTCTCAAAACGGTTTTCACGGTGAGATTTATAAATCATCAATCATAAACTATGAATCATGAATCATAAATCATAAATATGGTTATACTGTTATAGTATACGGTATTCGATTGGTATCGATCATCGCCAACATTAATATTCGATGTCGAAATCGATACTAATATGGATCGGTCATATTGTTTTTCATTCTAACTACCTCACATTGATTAGGTGCTTGATGCCCCCACCAGTGTTTTCCTATTGTTGGAATATCTATCCACAGTTATTGAGGATATAAAGATCCTTCAAACAATTTCGAGTTTTGTTGCTTCTATCATGTTTATAGGGCAAAGAATGTATTGGTTATAGGGCTAGTTAAATTTACCTCCGAAGAGCTTTTGCGcctctaaaaaataaaaaaaaaactaactgtATCAAgctgatttcaattttaatatagTTGAAATGAAGATATTGAGATGAATGAATggtaaaactaacaaaaataaaataaagaacaaacaaaataaatctAATTTAAAGTATCTCCAATACATGATTGCCTATACCCAGACCTGGGTGTCGACCCCACCCGAACATGGTTCTGAGCAATtgatagggtggtcattacgcCCCCAATTTGGGTGGAGGTAGTACAATGGCTGTTACCTGCCCGACAGTAGATGATCAGAATCcctatttagttgagataaaattgaattgaattaaatTTTAAACCTGGGTCCCACTCACTCACGCTCGACCTTAGTTGATTGGGTTCGGTTAATGTCATGCATTTATGCATGGGTTTCAGCCAGTCACTCATTGGCACTCGGGGGGGCCCTTAATCTCACAATTAACTAATAatagattaaattaattatttgtacttaattaatttaatcagtGGGCGAGCCAAGTGCACAAAGGCCCGCTGATGAtgtcacacactctctctctttctaatatGGTGTTACCGCCAGCCTAACAACCACTTGGAGCCTTGAGGTCTCTTCAATTCTCAAGGCCCTAAACACgccttcattctctctctctctctctctcaaagccCCACCACGGGTTaaagtatcgatatcgtatcggcTGCTACATAGATATTGTCAAAATTTGATACAAATACAATAGCAATGGGGTATCGATATATAGAAGAGGCCCAAAACGACATGACACAATCAATCCAAATTGATATCAATATCAGTATCGGCCGACACTGATATAGATAACAATACCTTAGACCTTGGGCCCCACCAagggaaaaaccaaaaaaaggtgTCCCCATCAATCCATTCTATTTGGCTATCTATATACATACATAGAAGGTCAGCAGTTTCAATATGAAGCCACTTGCATGCCATGCCCATGCCAGCTTGTTTCCTAAGTTGGTAAGAGTGCGAAGCTGATTTACGTCAAGGATTAACATCATACATATTTAGTAAATACTAATCATCTAGAAACAACGTGAGCATGGTGTAATCAGTTTCCTAATTGACTAGTGTTTTAATATTATTAGACTAATTAACATTAAGAACTGATGAAATCCAAAGTCACAAACCCACCCCAACTCCTCTGAAATTAATGATTGACAAGGCAAGAATCAGAAGTTTCTGATTCATTATTCCTTATCCAACCAATGAGTGATAAAAGAGAGCTTCTTGAAATTTGGAAACAACTCACCCTAATTGAACCAAA is drawn from Telopea speciosissima isolate NSW1024214 ecotype Mountain lineage chromosome 1, Tspe_v1, whole genome shotgun sequence and contains these coding sequences:
- the LOC122639342 gene encoding LRR receptor-like serine/threonine-protein kinase RGI2; its protein translation is MFRNLVYSLFFVLNIAAYLPISALNHEGLSLLSWLSTFNSSSSSSFFSSWNSTHQDPCKWAYIKCSTEGFVVEIAIKSVNLPTRFPTELLSFNSLTTLVLSNGNLTGEIPASIANLSLLTTLDLSFNTFNGKIPSDIGKLSKLQLLSLNSNSFESEIPPEIGNCSKLQQLELFDNRLTGRIPAELCHLSGLEILRAGGNHGIYGEIPTEISNCKGLMFLGLADTGVSGQIPYGIGELKNLRTLSVYTANLSGEIPPEIDNCSALENLFLYENQLVGQIPAELGQLKFLKRILLWANNLNGNIPVALANCSYLTVIDLSLNSLNGELPPLSSLVALEGLLLSDNNISGNIPPFIGNFSNMKQLELDNNRFSGEIPAEIGQLKELSLFYAWQNQLKGNIPFELGSCEKLQALDLSHNFLSGPVPMSLFNLKNLTQILMISNELSGEIPATIGSCTSLIRVRLGSNQFSGQIPAAIGLLSHLSFLELSENQFSGEIPPEIGNCTQLEMVDLHENKLEGMIPTSIESLRNLNILDLSMNRISGSIPENMGNLTLLNKLVLCGNCITGSIPKSLGLCKDLQLLDMSINRITGSIPNELGSLQGLDILLNLSWNSLSGPIPEEFSNLSRLASLDLSHNMLTGSLRVLGTLENLVSLDLSYNKLSGHLPDTKFFRELPTTFLCGNEDLCINGNECKAKKNLYTRNLLLRVLLSTMAVVVIIIFGVLMVIRTHRAEVRRDEEEYNESDWEFTPFQKLNFSIDDVVTRLSDSNIIGKGYSGVVYRVEIQTGQLIAVKKLWHVDNGDFPERDSFSTEVQTLGSIRHKNIVRLLGCCTKGKTRLLLFDYISNGSLAGLLHEKKVYLNWDSRYNIIMDAAQGLSYLHHDCVPSIVHRDIKSNNILVGPQFEAYLADFGLARLVDPSDHSRNSCTVAGSYGYIAPEYGYSLRITEKSDVYSYGVVLLEVLTGMEPTDHQIPDGTDIVSWVRRVLEETEVEAASILDQQLQCRSGTQIQQMLQVLGVALLCVNPCPVERPTMKDVTALLKEIRDETEDFTKTNFVGKQVAGKPKAAVHCTSFSRSSEPLISSSSLFLCPKDVSGAD